GGGAGCTAATATTTCTGATTCAGCTTTGAATCATGCAAAACAATTATTGAATTAAAATACCACAATGGAAAGTTTGAGTTTTTACGAAAATCAGTTTATAAAAGCTGATGCATTAATTTCTGAAGGAAATTCAGCCGATGCAAAAGAACTATTGGAAGAAATACTAGCGCAGTATCCTGATTTTGGAAAAGCACACAATCATTTAGGATGGATTTATTATAATAAATTAAGTGATTATGAAAAAGGGATTTATCATTATAAACTAGCAATAAAATTTGATCCTAAATACGCTGCTCCTTATTTAAATTATACTTATTTGTTAATTGATATTAGCAGATATGCAGAAGCAAAGGAGCATATTAAATTTACATTGTCTAATTTGGAAAATGCAGATAACTCTTCTTATAACAGTGAATTAGGAAGAATGGCAGAGTACGAAGGCGAATATAGAGAGTCATATAATTATTATAAAGAGGCAAAGAAAAATGCTTTGAACCCAAATTTTATTGAGAATATGAATGCCAACATGAAAAGGGTTAAGGATAAAATGTCTATTTTTGAAAAATTAAAACTGAAATTGAAATAATACAAAAAAAATAATTGCAAGATGATTATAGAACCAAGAATGAGAGGATTTATTTGTTTAACTGCCCACCCAACGGGAGCTGAACAAAATGTAAAAAATCAAATCGAATACGTAAAATCAAAAGGAGAAATTGCCGGGCCTAAAAAAGTTTTGGTAATTGGTGCTTCTACAGGTTTTGGGTTGGCTTCAAGAATTACTAGTGCTTTTGGTTCTGATGCTGCTACAATTGGAGTGTTTTTTGAAAAACCACCAGTTGAGGGAAAAACAGCTTCTCCAGGATGGTACAATTCTGCAGCATTTGAAAAAGAAGCTCACAAAGCGGGTTTATATGCAAAAAGTATTAACGGAGATGCATTTTCAAACGAAATAAAAAGAGAAACGTTAGATTTGATCAAAGCTGATTTAGGACAGGTTGATCTTGTAATTTATAGTTTAGCTTCGCCAGTTCGTACAAATCCTAATACAGGAGTTACGCATCGTTCAGTTTTAAAACCAATTGGACAGACTTTTACAAATAAAACAGTTGATTTTCATACAGGAAAAGTTTCTGAAGTTTCAATCGCTCCAGCAAACGAAGAAGATATTGAAAATACAGTTGCTGTTATGGGAGGTGAAGACTGGGCAATGTGGATAGATGCTTTAAAGAACGAAAATTTATTAGCAGAAGGCGCTACAACAGTTGCTTACTCTTATATTGGGCCATCTTTAACAGAGGCAGTTTATCGTAAAGGAACTATTGGCCGTGCAAAAGATCATTTAGAAGCTACTGCATTTACTATTGCAGATTCTTTAAAATCTATTGGCGGAAAAGCTTATGTTTCTGTAAACAAAGCTTTGGTAACACAGGCAAGTTCTGCAATTCCAGTAATTCCATTATATATTTCTCTTTTATACAAAATCATGAAAGAAGAAGGAATTCATGAAGGATGTATCGAGCAGATTCAACGTTTGTTCCAAGACAGACTATATAATGGTTCAGATGTTCCTGTTGATGAAAAAGGAAGAATCAGAATTGATGATTGGGAAATGCGTGAAGATGTTCAAGAGAAGGTAGCTAAACTTTGGTTAGAAGCTACAACAGAAACATTGCCTGAAATTGGAGATTTAGCAGGATATAGAAGTGATTTCTTGAATTTATTCGGTTTCGAATTTGCTGGTGTTGACTACAATGCGGAAGCAAATGAAGTTGTTGAAATTGAAAGTATCAAATAACATATTTTACTTACCGTAAAACAGAAAACCATCAACCAAAAGTTGATGGTTTTTTTGTTAATATACCCTATCTTTGTTAAAATTTTAAACAATAAAAAATTACCCTTTAATAACCGCACATTCTGCTATGATTTTTTCTTTAATTATACCCGTGTATAATCGTCCAGATGAAGTTGATGAACTTTTAGAAAGTCTCTCAAAATCTGATTATAATGAAGCTTTTGAAATTGTTCTTGTCGAAGATGGATCTTCCATTCCATGTAGAGATGTTGTGATGAATTATCAAGGAAAATTAAATATATCGTATTATTTTAAAGAAAACTCCGGTCCAGGTGATTCTAGAAATTTTGGAATGCAAAGGGCAAGAGGAGATTATTTTATCATTTTTGACTCAGATTGTATTATTCCTTCCAATTACTTGACAGAAGTTCGTA
This portion of the Flavobacterium panacagri genome encodes:
- a CDS encoding tetratricopeptide repeat protein, whose protein sequence is MESLSFYENQFIKADALISEGNSADAKELLEEILAQYPDFGKAHNHLGWIYYNKLSDYEKGIYHYKLAIKFDPKYAAPYLNYTYLLIDISRYAEAKEHIKFTLSNLENADNSSYNSELGRMAEYEGEYRESYNYYKEAKKNALNPNFIENMNANMKRVKDKMSIFEKLKLKLK
- the fabV gene encoding enoyl-ACP reductase FabV, which translates into the protein MIIEPRMRGFICLTAHPTGAEQNVKNQIEYVKSKGEIAGPKKVLVIGASTGFGLASRITSAFGSDAATIGVFFEKPPVEGKTASPGWYNSAAFEKEAHKAGLYAKSINGDAFSNEIKRETLDLIKADLGQVDLVIYSLASPVRTNPNTGVTHRSVLKPIGQTFTNKTVDFHTGKVSEVSIAPANEEDIENTVAVMGGEDWAMWIDALKNENLLAEGATTVAYSYIGPSLTEAVYRKGTIGRAKDHLEATAFTIADSLKSIGGKAYVSVNKALVTQASSAIPVIPLYISLLYKIMKEEGIHEGCIEQIQRLFQDRLYNGSDVPVDEKGRIRIDDWEMREDVQEKVAKLWLEATTETLPEIGDLAGYRSDFLNLFGFEFAGVDYNAEANEVVEIESIK